A genomic region of Pseudomonas lutea contains the following coding sequences:
- a CDS encoding TrfB-related DNA-binding protein yields MTVADFELLLPFLKGIDPERIEAARLSLTQSSEYTNTQIAARFGVTRQAVEKSVNRVWEAYEEWQESQAVATGKKVPRGWVEVAVPPTLVNQVLALIAESQAGTRKKAKTPEQ; encoded by the coding sequence ATGACCGTAGCGGATTTTGAGCTGCTGCTACCGTTCCTCAAGGGCATCGATCCTGAGCGGATCGAAGCGGCCCGGTTATCGCTTACCCAATCCAGCGAGTACACAAACACCCAGATTGCCGCTAGGTTTGGTGTCACCCGACAGGCCGTGGAGAAGTCGGTCAACAGGGTGTGGGAGGCTTATGAGGAATGGCAGGAGTCACAGGCAGTAGCCACCGGCAAGAAAGTGCCACGCGGCTGGGTCGAGGTGGCAGTGCCACCTACGCTGGTTAACCAGGTACTGGCCCTCATCGCTGAATCACAGGCTGGGACGCGCAAAAAAGCCAAAACCCCAGAGCAATAA
- a CDS encoding single-stranded DNA-binding protein: protein MARGVNKVILVGTCGQDPEVRYMPNGNAVTNLSLATSEQWTDKQTGQKVEKTEWHRVSMFGKVAEIAGEYLRKGSQVYIEGKLQTREWEKDGIKRYTTEIIVDMQGTMQLLGGRPQEDGASQQQARPQAASQPQRESRPAPQQVPQPAPDFDRFDDDIPF, encoded by the coding sequence ATGGCACGTGGAGTTAACAAGGTAATTCTGGTCGGAACTTGCGGGCAAGACCCAGAGGTCCGCTACATGCCCAACGGCAATGCCGTGACCAACCTGAGCCTGGCAACAAGCGAACAGTGGACCGACAAGCAGACTGGGCAGAAGGTCGAAAAGACCGAGTGGCACCGTGTTTCGATGTTCGGCAAGGTTGCGGAAATCGCCGGCGAGTATCTGCGCAAGGGTTCGCAGGTTTACATCGAAGGCAAGCTGCAGACCCGCGAGTGGGAAAAGGACGGCATCAAGCGTTACACAACTGAGATTATCGTCGACATGCAAGGCACCATGCAGTTGCTCGGTGGCCGTCCTCAAGAGGACGGCGCTTCTCAGCAGCAGGCACGTCCGCAAGCCGCTTCTCAGCCTCAGCGCGAATCGCGTCCCGCTCCACAGCAAGTGCCGCAGCCAGCCCCTGATTTTGATCGCTTCGATGACGACATTCCGTTTTGA
- a CDS encoding AAA family ATPase, producing the protein MVDIFLRPQLAAEMTKQLLKPTALEIGFRSGLFLSGLRRTGKTTFLKNDLIPALEEGGALVIYVDLWSDTQTSPAQLVHGAVRKALTDLQTPTSSFLKKLKALRGAEIEAVGFKFGFNLETLGKDGGVTLADALTEVVDQAKTDVVLIVDEVQHAITTEDGQQMMLALKSARDAINPRPNTPGHFLFIGTGSHRAMVGEMTARRNQAFAGATNIPFPVLGDDYVEFWLKRLQGDGYTHLPSLNVAAGAFRTLGNRPEEFIRAFVQLINSPVPGSDPDVVLPVIATTLRSAAADHELRKVEELGVLAQAIFDRIASVEGDARGVFSNEAAAEYSKVVGREVRVDEIQPVANELLAANLIMRRGHGLYGVTDPFVQEIWRERQAVLSKF; encoded by the coding sequence ATGGTCGACATCTTTCTTCGCCCCCAACTGGCTGCTGAGATGACCAAGCAGCTCCTAAAACCCACCGCGCTTGAAATCGGGTTTCGCTCTGGATTGTTCCTGTCTGGTCTCCGCAGAACAGGCAAAACTACCTTTCTGAAAAACGACTTGATTCCTGCTCTTGAGGAAGGCGGAGCGCTGGTGATCTATGTCGACCTATGGAGTGATACCCAAACCAGCCCTGCGCAATTAGTTCATGGCGCAGTACGGAAGGCACTGACTGACCTTCAGACACCCACATCGTCATTTTTAAAGAAGCTGAAAGCTTTGCGCGGTGCCGAGATTGAAGCAGTCGGATTCAAGTTTGGTTTCAATCTGGAAACGCTGGGGAAGGATGGCGGTGTCACTCTCGCCGATGCTCTGACCGAGGTGGTGGATCAGGCCAAGACAGATGTCGTGCTCATCGTCGATGAGGTGCAGCACGCCATCACTACCGAGGATGGGCAACAGATGATGCTGGCATTGAAGTCGGCACGTGATGCGATCAACCCGCGACCGAACACCCCAGGGCACTTCCTTTTCATAGGCACCGGCTCTCACCGGGCGATGGTTGGAGAAATGACTGCGCGACGTAACCAGGCTTTCGCCGGGGCTACCAACATCCCATTCCCCGTGCTGGGTGATGACTACGTAGAGTTCTGGCTCAAGAGGTTGCAGGGCGATGGCTACACCCACCTGCCATCTCTAAACGTTGCGGCGGGTGCGTTTAGAACACTGGGTAACAGGCCGGAGGAATTTATCCGGGCTTTTGTTCAGTTGATCAACTCACCTGTTCCCGGTTCTGACCCGGATGTGGTGCTACCGGTTATCGCTACCACCTTGCGATCAGCCGCTGCAGATCACGAGTTGAGGAAAGTCGAGGAACTTGGGGTTCTGGCACAAGCCATCTTTGATCGCATTGCGTCTGTTGAAGGTGACGCTCGAGGCGTGTTCTCAAATGAGGCTGCTGCCGAGTATTCTAAGGTCGTGGGTCGCGAGGTTCGTGTCGATGAGATTCAGCCGGTGGCAAACGAATTGCTCGCCGCCAACTTGATCATGCGCCGTGGCCACGGGCTATATGGTGTGACCGATCCCTTCGTCCAGGAAATCTGGCGTGAGCGTCAGGCGGTACTGAGTAAATTCTGA
- a CDS encoding type II toxin-antitoxin system RelB/DinJ family antitoxin has product MTALLKSTDVRCRIEEDLKEQATAVLSACGLSLSDAMRLFLRQVVETRGLPFEVKAPSEKTARALAQAREIRSRFDSIDELFEDLDGKEARKTGKSKARPVAEENGVHA; this is encoded by the coding sequence ATGACAGCATTACTGAAAAGCACCGACGTGCGTTGCCGCATCGAAGAAGATTTGAAAGAGCAAGCTACTGCAGTGCTGAGCGCTTGCGGCCTGAGCCTGAGCGACGCGATGCGTCTCTTTCTTCGTCAAGTTGTGGAAACCAGAGGGCTTCCTTTTGAAGTGAAGGCGCCTTCCGAGAAAACGGCTCGAGCCTTGGCTCAAGCTCGTGAGATCCGCAGTCGGTTCGATTCGATTGACGAATTGTTCGAGGATCTAGATGGCAAAGAAGCCCGCAAAACCGGCAAATCTAAAGCGCGCCCCGTTGCCGAAGAGAACGGCGTACACGCCTGA
- a CDS encoding type II toxin-antitoxin system YafQ family toxin, with translation MAKKPAKPANLKRAPLPKRTAYTPEFKKSWQRHNDAGRQPMTEARDVMRMLWEGDTLPAQYLDHELQGEWAGNRECHIRGDFLLVYQVTKTDVIFVDIGTHAELFK, from the coding sequence ATGGCAAAGAAGCCCGCAAAACCGGCAAATCTAAAGCGCGCCCCGTTGCCGAAGAGAACGGCGTACACGCCTGAATTCAAGAAATCATGGCAGCGGCACAATGATGCTGGCCGGCAACCTATGACCGAAGCCAGGGATGTGATGAGAATGCTCTGGGAAGGTGATACGTTGCCGGCTCAGTACCTAGATCACGAATTGCAAGGCGAATGGGCGGGCAACCGAGAGTGCCATATCCGTGGTGACTTCTTGCTGGTCTACCAGGTCACGAAAACAGATGTGATTTTTGTTGATATAGGCACTCATGCAGAGCTGTTCAAATGA
- a CDS encoding SIR2 family protein, with protein sequence MEIIRHDAPETIELLSDFFKRGTLVPVFGAGFTVGESAQSGAKVPSGTQLSELMLEQLKQHGIGLSEDDLKKLEGYRFPDLCEVYFDQSILPQEITKATIRERFYNVSLSSNKASLINDIDWKYIYTLNIDNAIERHSQYSPIYPYDSNLSNSSRNFRPVYKLHGDVYYEVTHDSERLVFQKASYLESIETNKRMLEILEEDLLYKNILFIGCSLTDEDDIAFLVSGQKSPKDSKTKRIIFRSAAPSSLESSVLRRHGINTVILIDDRQYDQTYSLIQKAYSLSAEGDAELEKYIFETTVLDANARSNQDFLIKGVAETVGQSSKSAAILPYYYGVRSKEKQIISSIHHGGSLVLLGPRVSGRTLTLRSIANSFKDRKVFFIDSGTELETHFVNRLLGLSNSLIIFDSKTIDTELAKVIRNNETKLRERKTSVLITLDSGEGYIIDALSPSKLSQVPIIEISRVFDQSETKLANQGLKSVRCPTFKGGKKLLDNLFFVYETLGQNTVIKRVPKEKELLNLLYLMSVKRKVNGDWARFISSDLEHLEKIVSSCSPYLEFEKLDITEIANHSGYKIICNSEAWLLAVMSELYRSRGEAWCVDAIFNLVRDLPDDEKRLSIDLSLFDSLNFAFGGDLGGAGDLILKFYERLEVLRGSEPEFFVQKAKAYYSMYRALDVVDELSKRLQELAIAETWASSENNSAAERNIRHTSALISLRRAAECKFENLDYTIDAIKRTWTAISGEQFNSEYVAKLADGSLKGSEYLKGLLKAVSDGRVTSPRLLEVKDYIDSIKMRSESEGKQ encoded by the coding sequence TTGGAAATCATTCGTCATGATGCGCCTGAAACAATCGAGTTGCTTTCAGATTTTTTCAAGCGTGGGACTCTTGTACCCGTTTTCGGTGCAGGATTTACCGTAGGGGAGTCGGCTCAGAGCGGAGCTAAAGTTCCTTCAGGCACCCAGCTTTCAGAACTCATGCTAGAGCAACTTAAACAGCACGGCATAGGATTGTCAGAAGATGATCTAAAGAAGCTCGAAGGATATAGGTTTCCTGATCTATGTGAGGTATATTTTGACCAGAGCATTTTGCCACAGGAAATTACAAAGGCCACCATTCGAGAACGGTTTTACAACGTATCTCTATCTTCCAATAAAGCATCGTTGATAAACGATATCGACTGGAAGTATATTTATACTTTAAACATAGACAATGCCATTGAACGCCATTCCCAATATTCCCCAATATACCCTTACGATTCGAATCTGAGCAACAGCTCTAGAAATTTTCGACCAGTCTATAAGTTACATGGGGATGTGTACTACGAAGTAACGCACGATTCAGAGCGCCTTGTATTTCAGAAGGCCTCCTACCTTGAAAGCATTGAAACCAATAAGCGAATGCTTGAAATACTGGAGGAGGACCTTTTATATAAGAATATTCTATTCATAGGGTGCTCTCTTACTGATGAAGACGATATAGCGTTTTTGGTTTCAGGCCAAAAAAGCCCTAAAGACTCTAAAACAAAGCGCATAATATTTCGCAGTGCGGCTCCTAGCTCCTTAGAATCCAGCGTACTGAGAAGGCATGGGATTAACACCGTTATTCTTATTGATGACCGCCAATATGACCAAACATACTCTTTAATACAAAAGGCATACTCCTTATCTGCCGAAGGTGATGCGGAGCTCGAAAAGTATATTTTTGAAACAACTGTGTTAGATGCCAACGCGCGATCCAACCAAGATTTTTTGATCAAGGGTGTTGCGGAAACTGTCGGGCAAAGCTCTAAGAGCGCAGCGATCTTGCCTTATTATTATGGTGTGCGATCTAAAGAAAAGCAGATAATTTCCAGCATACACCATGGCGGATCACTTGTTTTATTAGGTCCGCGAGTGTCAGGAAGAACGTTAACACTTAGATCAATTGCAAATTCATTTAAAGACCGTAAGGTTTTTTTTATAGATTCCGGAACCGAGTTGGAAACTCACTTCGTAAATCGACTCCTTGGTCTATCCAACTCCCTGATAATTTTTGACTCAAAAACAATCGACACTGAGCTTGCCAAGGTAATTCGAAATAATGAAACAAAACTCAGGGAAAGAAAAACTTCAGTGCTAATTACTCTCGACTCTGGTGAGGGGTACATAATAGACGCACTGAGCCCTTCGAAGCTGAGTCAGGTACCGATCATCGAAATTAGCCGAGTCTTTGACCAGTCCGAAACGAAGCTGGCGAACCAAGGTTTAAAGTCGGTTAGGTGCCCAACGTTTAAAGGTGGGAAAAAGCTGTTAGATAATTTATTTTTTGTCTACGAGACACTTGGGCAAAACACTGTCATCAAGCGCGTGCCTAAAGAAAAGGAGCTACTAAATCTTCTTTATCTCATGAGTGTCAAACGAAAAGTGAATGGCGACTGGGCGAGATTTATAAGCTCGGATTTAGAGCATCTAGAAAAGATTGTTTCCAGCTGCTCCCCTTATCTGGAGTTCGAAAAGCTAGATATCACTGAGATTGCAAATCACTCTGGTTATAAAATAATATGCAACTCTGAGGCTTGGCTTCTTGCAGTGATGTCTGAGCTTTATCGATCACGTGGCGAAGCTTGGTGTGTCGACGCGATTTTCAATCTTGTCCGTGATTTACCAGACGACGAGAAGCGACTATCGATTGATTTGTCACTTTTTGATAGTCTTAACTTTGCTTTTGGCGGGGATTTAGGAGGTGCGGGTGATTTAATTCTGAAGTTTTACGAACGCTTGGAGGTTTTACGAGGTTCGGAGCCCGAGTTTTTTGTTCAGAAGGCAAAAGCATATTACAGTATGTATCGTGCGCTAGATGTGGTGGACGAATTAAGTAAGCGTTTGCAAGAGCTTGCTATCGCAGAAACGTGGGCTAGCTCTGAAAACAACTCTGCTGCAGAGCGAAACATTCGCCATACAAGCGCTTTGATCTCATTGCGCAGAGCTGCCGAGTGTAAGTTCGAAAATTTGGATTACACTATTGATGCCATTAAACGTACTTGGACAGCAATCAGTGGTGAACAATTTAACTCTGAGTACGTTGCAAAACTAGCTGATGGAAGCTTAAAAGGTAGCGAATACCTTAAGGGTCTTCTTAAAGCAGTTTCAGATGGTAGGGTCACGAGTCCAAGACTATTAGAGGTGAAGGATTATATTGACTCTATCAAGATGCGTTCTGAATCAGAAGGAAAACAATAA
- a CDS encoding helix-turn-helix domain-containing protein, producing the protein MANERYTSVWDALVDTPEEAENLRVRSELIMALTSVVQGWNMSQREAAARLHVTQPRLNDLLKGKIDKFSLDALVNMLTGANLKIQIEVTECSAA; encoded by the coding sequence ATGGCAAACGAACGCTACACCAGTGTATGGGACGCGTTGGTTGACACGCCAGAAGAGGCAGAAAATCTGCGTGTGCGCTCTGAGTTGATCATGGCGCTGACCAGTGTGGTACAAGGCTGGAACATGTCCCAAAGGGAAGCGGCCGCTCGGCTGCATGTTACACAGCCGCGCCTCAATGACCTGCTGAAGGGGAAAATCGACAAGTTCTCCCTGGACGCCTTGGTCAACATGTTGACCGGTGCAAACCTGAAAATTCAAATCGAAGTAACCGAGTGTTCTGCGGCCTGA
- a CDS encoding type II toxin-antitoxin system RelE/ParE family toxin, with translation MERVTEKPIEFVGSSKDDLRDFPSTAVRRSGFQLSKVQKGDDPDDWKPMPDVGKGVREIRVTCDDGAFRVFYVVDRPEAIYVLHAFRKTTQQTEKRDIDLGKARFKSLG, from the coding sequence ATGGAACGCGTTACCGAAAAGCCGATCGAATTTGTTGGCAGCAGTAAAGATGACTTGCGAGACTTTCCCAGTACCGCAGTGCGGCGGTCCGGGTTCCAGCTTAGCAAGGTGCAAAAAGGTGATGATCCGGATGACTGGAAGCCCATGCCAGATGTTGGTAAAGGGGTCCGGGAAATTCGAGTGACGTGTGATGACGGGGCTTTTCGCGTGTTTTATGTGGTGGACCGGCCGGAGGCAATCTATGTGCTGCATGCCTTCCGTAAAACCACACAACAGACGGAAAAGCGTGACATTGACCTGGGCAAAGCCCGGTTCAAGTCACTGGGCTAG
- a CDS encoding KAP family P-loop NTPase fold protein, protein MEHLEQQTPWAKDCMDRQRVAKFLTRHLDQSPHIKVLNINSEWGSGKTFFVTEWQREAKENRVCVYFDAWKHDYTGDPFVSLVATIKDQLTDQIGRSAKTKKTLAAFTKSAAKTLLAATPVIVKGLVKKATAIDAEDLAIATEGLEDLPSDAAEKAIEKLIDSKKEALKSVEDFKKVLLDLLAEAAKNKNSDPIPAYIFIDELDRCRPTFAIELLERIKHLFDIPLCKFIIASDTTQLAHSITAIYGNGFESHKYLKRFFDAEFELDNTNMENWVKTVFAGNYRDSWTAIALPLASSDNDRHAFPSEKRVNPDQNTIAHNKTNKLNARQVVILAMLYTFDPQLRELEKLVSQIQAFEENCAKDSFQFFWAAYLLFLKDADRNLYRAFLKGDEAAKSVEGKFPSMNLHFGDSNSSIHTIAGWYLRCHRSTRQEVRNFLSREQGASFISEILNNFYNHYAQIKLYPALVDLAHRLD, encoded by the coding sequence ATGGAACATTTAGAGCAACAAACACCCTGGGCTAAAGATTGTATGGACAGGCAACGGGTGGCGAAATTTCTCACACGACACTTGGATCAGTCTCCGCACATAAAAGTGCTCAACATTAATTCCGAGTGGGGATCGGGAAAGACTTTCTTTGTTACTGAATGGCAAAGGGAAGCTAAAGAAAACCGAGTATGCGTGTATTTTGATGCTTGGAAGCATGATTATACAGGTGATCCATTCGTATCTTTAGTGGCCACTATCAAAGACCAATTAACCGACCAAATCGGACGGTCCGCGAAAACGAAGAAAACTCTCGCTGCTTTTACCAAGTCTGCAGCTAAAACGTTGCTTGCTGCGACACCAGTTATTGTGAAAGGGCTAGTGAAGAAGGCTACAGCCATCGATGCAGAAGACTTGGCGATTGCTACGGAAGGCCTAGAAGACCTGCCCAGCGACGCTGCAGAAAAAGCCATTGAGAAACTGATTGACTCAAAGAAGGAAGCACTTAAAAGTGTCGAAGATTTTAAGAAAGTTCTGCTTGATCTTCTAGCGGAAGCGGCAAAGAATAAAAATTCCGATCCAATTCCTGCTTATATATTTATCGATGAGCTTGACCGTTGTAGACCGACCTTCGCCATTGAGCTTCTCGAAAGAATTAAGCATTTGTTTGATATACCATTATGCAAATTCATAATCGCGAGCGACACCACGCAGTTGGCACACTCCATCACCGCGATATACGGAAACGGTTTTGAATCGCATAAATACCTCAAACGCTTCTTTGACGCCGAGTTTGAGTTAGACAATACCAATATGGAGAACTGGGTAAAAACCGTCTTTGCCGGTAATTATCGTGATTCATGGACCGCTATTGCGCTTCCGCTAGCTAGTTCTGATAATGACAGGCACGCCTTTCCAAGCGAAAAACGAGTAAACCCTGACCAAAACACTATTGCGCACAACAAAACCAATAAGCTTAATGCAAGGCAGGTTGTTATTCTCGCAATGCTCTATACATTCGACCCGCAGCTTCGGGAGCTCGAAAAGCTTGTGTCTCAAATTCAAGCTTTTGAAGAAAACTGCGCTAAAGATTCTTTTCAATTCTTTTGGGCCGCGTACCTTCTATTCCTTAAAGATGCGGACAGGAATTTATACCGCGCATTTCTAAAAGGAGACGAGGCAGCAAAGTCGGTGGAGGGTAAGTTCCCGTCAATGAACCTACATTTCGGCGACTCCAACTCAAGCATTCATACCATCGCTGGTTGGTATCTTCGGTGCCACCGATCAACCAGACAAGAAGTTAGAAACTTTCTGAGCAGGGAACAGGGCGCGAGTTTTATATCTGAAATCCTTAACAACTTTTACAATCATTATGCTCAGATCAAGCTTTACCCTGCATTGGTAGATCTAGCTCATCGACTGGACTAA
- a CDS encoding mobilome CxxCx(11)CxxC protein — MDYAKECWSKEFHAYGTAQLFEARAKRLQRLRIWITFLGIISPVLIGGTVLAFGTNSAILPIALACAGVVGLCQLTLSTWSLVARWDEQYEYALDSTKANTELYNRFKKISGSSAVDLKKKYEQACTDYEEREQKDIAKGVSDKEKRFANRRSLQYYGKACSVCKIVPISSKPSKCDGCGNF, encoded by the coding sequence ATGGATTACGCTAAAGAATGTTGGAGTAAAGAGTTTCATGCCTATGGAACTGCACAGCTGTTTGAGGCACGAGCTAAGAGGCTTCAAAGGTTAAGAATCTGGATAACGTTCCTAGGAATTATTTCTCCCGTTCTCATTGGCGGGACAGTACTGGCGTTCGGAACAAACTCTGCAATATTACCCATTGCACTGGCATGCGCAGGTGTGGTCGGGCTGTGTCAGCTCACCTTATCTACATGGTCTCTTGTAGCTCGCTGGGACGAGCAGTACGAATATGCTCTCGATTCGACCAAGGCTAATACAGAGTTGTATAATCGGTTCAAAAAAATATCTGGTTCCAGCGCTGTTGATCTAAAGAAAAAGTATGAGCAGGCCTGTACAGATTATGAAGAAAGAGAGCAAAAAGATATAGCAAAAGGGGTTTCAGATAAAGAAAAGCGCTTCGCTAATCGTAGATCTTTGCAGTACTATGGCAAGGCCTGCTCGGTATGTAAAATAGTACCAATAAGCTCAAAGCCGTCAAAATGCGATGGTTGCGGAAATTTTTAA